One region of Juglans microcarpa x Juglans regia isolate MS1-56 chromosome 7S, Jm3101_v1.0, whole genome shotgun sequence genomic DNA includes:
- the LOC121241282 gene encoding uncharacterized protein LOC121241282 translates to MQTAKRTMERGEKKESVKEEIMEDFEKKVSITESMDAQDAAGLSDSSKTVHLLRRFLAIQQRRAEAYAKLKGGFAEYMDSGAELAYQQLCSEITVEFNDCSKQVLEIESLFLNPDSCRVDLAQLLRDVQAQEKQKLHLTATIQVLKKAGRPSDRPVSHDNCKYKKPMEHECVHVHEITEASGTEEAEADAEYDNALKEAIRGVQDAVTAINEHIEEVRYEIAALEAE, encoded by the exons ATGCAAACTGCAAAGCGTACAATGGAAAGAG GGGAGAAAAAGGAATCGGTAAAGGAGGAGATAATGGAAGATTTCGAGAAGAAGGTTTCCATAACAGAATCAATGGATGCCCAAGATGCCGCAGGTTTATCCGATTCCTCCAAAACCGTCCATCTACTGCGCAGATTCCTTGCAATTCAGCAGAGGAGAGCCGAAGCCTACGCCAAGCTCAAAGG tGGGTTTGCCGAGTATATGGATTCAGGAGCGGAATTAGCTTATCAGCAACTTTGCAGTGAGATCACAGTAGAATTCAATGATTGCTCGAAACAA GTCCTTGAAATCGAATCACTATTCCTGAATCCTGATAGCTGCCGGGTTGATCTGGCACAGTTGCTCAGGGATGTTCAAGCGCAGGAGAAGCAGAAATTGCATCTG ACAGCTACGATTCAGGTGTTGAAGAAGGCAGGTCGTCCCTCTGACCGTCCAGTGAGTCATGACAACTGCAAATATAAGAAGCCAATGGAACATGAATGTGTCCATGTCCATGAGATAACTGAAGCTTCTGGAACTGAGGAGGCAGAAGCAGATGCTGAGTATGATAATGCTCTCAAGGAGGCCATTAGGGGTGTGCAGGATGCAGTGACTGCCATAAACGAACATATAGAAGAAGTTAGATACGAAATTGCAGCCCTCGAAGCTGAGTGA